Proteins from a genomic interval of Arachis hypogaea cultivar Tifrunner chromosome 10, arahy.Tifrunner.gnm2.J5K5, whole genome shotgun sequence:
- the LOC112714792 gene encoding anthocyanidin 3-O-glucosyltransferase 7, with translation MANNTGHVAVFAFPFGSHPLPLFNLVLKLSHAAPNLSFSFISTQSSTQTLISKSPHNNINFISYNAHAPPPHQSLEMVNLFLQQATPQNLQKPIDMAVQQTNHRVTCIIADAFVLPSFLVAQNLSVPWIPVWAPLSSSLSAHFYTDIIRHNYNNSCSSLDFLPGLNMVRVEDLPEDVINGGENETLFSKTLASLGRVLPHADAVVMNYFEELDPPMFVSDMRSKLKSMLYVGFLTLKLPLPPLPPSETDSTGCLSWLDTQGLRSVAYVSFGTVVTPPEKEIVAVAEALEESGFPFLWSLKEHAKKLLPEGFVERTKSKGKVVPWCPQSEVLGHGSVGVFVTHCGCNSVFESISNGVPMICRPFFGDQGMVGRMVEDVWKIGMRVENGVVLSKDWLVNGLNAIMVGEEGKKMRENAQILKKKIMDAASPRGKAPRHFTSLLQLILSFSHQW, from the coding sequence ATGGCCAACAACACTGGACACGTGGCAGTTTTTGCTTTCCCCTTTGGAAGCCACCCCCTTCCTCTCTTCAACCTTGTCCTCAAACTCTCTCACGCTGCTCCTAATCTCTCCTTCTCCTTCATCTCCACCCAATCATCCACCCAGACTCTCATCTCAAAATCCCCACACAACAACATCAACTTCATCTCCTATAATGCTCACGCGCCACCACCTCATCAGTCTCTTGAGATGGTCAACCTTTTCCTTCAACAAGCCACCCCTCAAAACCTCCAAAAACCCATAGACATGGCCGTTCAACAAACAAACCACAGAGTAACATGCATCATTGCAGATGCTTTTGTTCTTCCTTCCTTCCTTGTTGCTCAGAATCTCAGTGTTCCATGGATCCCTGTTTGGGCTCCACTCTCATCTTCCCTCTCTGCACATTTCTACACTGATATCATACGCCACAATTATAACAATTCATGTTCTTCCTTGGATTTTCTTCCAGGTTTAAACATGGTACGTGTTGAGGATCTTCCAGAGGATGTGATCAACGGTGGAGAAAACGAGACTCTGTTTTCCAAGACTCTAGCTTCGTTAGGAAGGGTTTTACCTCACGCTGATGCAGTGGTTATGAATTACTTTGAAGAACTAGACCCTCCTATGTTCGTTTCAGACATGAGGTCAAAGCTCAAATCCATGCTCTACGTCGGTTTCCTCACTCTGAAGCTGCCGCTGCCGCCGTTGCCACCCTCCGAAACCGACTCAACCGGTTGCCTGTCGTGGCTGGACACGCAAGGTTTAAGATCCGTTGCATACGTAAGCTTCGGGACGGTGGTGACGCCGCCGGAAAAGGAGATAGTGGCTGTAGCAGAAGCACTGGAAGAGAGTGGTTTCCCATTCCTGTGGTCGTTAAAGGAGCATGCAAAGAAGCTTCTACCAGAAGGGTTTGTTGAGAGAACAAAAAGCAAAGGGAAAGTGGTTCCATGGTGTCCTCAGAGTGAGGTCTTGGGACATGGTAGTGTTGGGGTGTTTGTGACTCACTGTGGGTGTAACTCGGTGTTCGAGAGCATCTCCAATGGAGTACCCATGATTTGTAGGCCGTTTTTTGGGGATCAAGGAATGGTAGGGAGAATGGTGGAGGATGTGTGGAAGATCGGAATGAGAGTTGAAAATGGTGTTGTGTTGAGCAAAGATTGGTTGGTGAATGGGTTGAATGCGATTATGGttggagaagaggggaagaagatGAGGGAGAATGCTCAGATTCTGAAGAAGAAGATTATGGATGCAGCTTCTCCACGAGGGAAGGCACCACGTCATTTCACCTCTTTGCTCCAActcattctttctttctctcaTCAATGGTAG